The following are encoded in a window of Labrus bergylta chromosome 16, fLabBer1.1, whole genome shotgun sequence genomic DNA:
- the LOC109990374 gene encoding UNC93-like protein MFSD11, translating to MADIRTFNVVILGLGFLFIFTAFTTTGNIEQTVVKSLKNDTFSGSGYHSLGIIYGVFSFSNLLAPIVVSVIGPKMTMFLSGLLYSGYIAVFIIPLTWAFYFTSFLIGIGAALLWTAQGHFLVENSEASTINRNTGMFWALLQCSMLFGNLYIYFDWNGRTEIPDSSRKNIFLSLLVASVLGTLSFLVLRKSHHEEELLSEEEGQSLLSTRMMYKQRANTAMQDAKSELKTIVQLLKAKTILLLSPCMAYSGLELSFYSGVYGTCIGATAHFGEAAKGLIGISGIMVGIGEIVGGGLFGLVCKNNRVRRTSVVFLGMVVHFVAFYLIFLNIPGDAPVVLKTVTQRSPYLTPSVSIALLCSFLLGLGDSCFNTQLYSILGRVYAEQSTPAFAIFKFIQSVFAAVAFFYSGYLLLMWQLLLMVVLGFTGTLCFFVVERMQNFSADLQEE from the exons ACCACCACAGGGAACATTGAA CAAACTGTGGTGAAAAGCCTAAAAAATGATACTTTCAGTGGAAGTGGGTACCACAG TCTTGGGATCATCTATGGGGTCTTCTCTTTCTCCAATTTACTTGCACCAATAGTTGTTTCTGTAATTGGACCGAAAATGACGATGTTTTTGAGTGGCCTACTTTACAG tGGATACATCGCTGTGTTCATCATCCCCCTGACATGGGCCTTTTACTTCACATCTTTTCTGATTGGTATTGGAGCAGCAT TGCTCTGGACGGCTCAAGGACACTTCCTGGTCGAAAACTCCGAGGCGTCCACCATCAACAGGAACACGGGGATGTTCTGGGCTCTCTTACAGTGCAG CATGTTGTTTGGCAATCTTTACATTTACTTTGACTGGAATGGAAGAACAGAGATACCAG acagcagcaggaaaaacattttcctgtcCCTGTTGGTCGCCTCCGTACTCGGCACGCTCAGCTTCCTGGTGTTGAGGAAGAGTCATCATGAGGAAGAGTTGCTCTCTGAAGAGGAAGGGCAGTCGCTGCTCTCAACCCGCATGAT GTATAAACAGAGAGCAAACACCGCCATGCAGGACGCCAAGTCAGAACTGA AAACCATCGTGCAGCTCCTGAAGGCTAAAACCATACTGCTCCTGAGCCCCTGCATGGCGTACAGCG GCCTGGAGCTATCCTTCTACAGTGGAGTGTATGGCACGTGCATCGGAGCGACTGCACACTTTGGAGAAGCAGCCAAAGGCCTGATCGGGATCTCTGGGATCATGGTGGGGATTGGAGAAATTGTGG GGGGAGGCTTGTTTGGACTGGTGTGCAAGAACAATCGCGTCAGACGGACCTCTGTGGTGTTTCTGGGAATGGTCGTCCATTTTGTAGCTTTCTATTTGATTTTCCTCAACATCCCTGGTGATGCTCCTGTCGTCTTGAAAACCGTCACCCAGAGGAGCCCTTATCTAACTCCAAG TGTATCCATCGCCCTCCTGTGCAGCTTTCTGCTCGGACTCGGCGACAGTTGTTTCAACACGCAGCTGTACAGCATTTTAGGCCGCGTTTATGCTGAACAGAGCACGCCCgctttcgccatcttcaaattcATCCAG tctgtttttgCTGCAGTGGCGTTCTTCTACAGCGGTTACCTCCTGCTCATGTGGCAGCTCCTCCTGATGGTCGTCCTGGGCTTCACTGGAACGCTCTGCTTTTTCGTCGTGGAGAGGATGCAAAACTTCTCTGCAGACTTACAGGAAGAATAG
- the kdm8 gene encoding lysine-specific demethylase 8, which yields MAALWSKISAALPPDEEQFPLQFSDKVDSSVVEMLKRSTRQLYSYAARTLQLLTAQIILDFSWEKLNTGTWRDVDKEWRRVYSYGCLFKAAALCREDPSPEEVLQAVKTCDMGLLMGAAIMDDILQVVVRILQGEVGKSSKDEEEEKREHPQVKRIKLEIPRVPVIKEELAVPRIRSPSLESFNKKYLLPLKPVILEGVIDHWPALNQRPWSIEYLRSVAGCRTVPVEVGSRYTDEEWSQTLLTVSEFIDRYIANKDGGNALGYLAQHQLFDQIPELKDDIRLPDYCCLGEGEEDDITVNAWFGPGGTVSPLHQDPQQNFLAQVVGSKYIRLYSPEDSDKLYPHQSELLHNTSQVEVENPDAEQFPEFSKAPYQECVLQPGEVLFIPVKHWHYVRSLELSFSVSFWWS from the exons ATGGCTGCACTGTGGTCAAAGATCTCCGCTGCTCTGCCTCCTGATGAAGAACAGTTTCCTCTCCAGTTTAGTGACAAAGTGGATTCCAGTGTGGTGGAAATGCTGAAGCGGTCCACTCGGCAGCTGTACAGCTACGCCGCAAGAACTTTGCAGCTGCTCACTGCTCAGATTATTCTGGATTTTTCGTGGGAGAAACTCAACACAGGAACGTGGCGCGATGTGGACAAAGAATGGAGGCGAGTTTATTCTTACGGGTGCCTCTTCAAGGCGGCCGCTCTGTGTCGGGAAGATCCGTCACCAGAAGAGGTCCTGCAGGCTGTGAAGACGTGTGATATGGGATTACTCATGGGTGCGGCCATCATGGATGATATACTGCAGGTGGTTGTTCGGATTCTGCAGGGTGAAGTCGGGAAATCGAgtaaagatgaggaggaagagaaaagggagCATCCTCAGGTCAAG AGAATAAAGTTGGAGATCCCACGTGTTCCAGTGATCAAAGAAGAGCTGGCTGTTCCCAGGATCAGGAGTCCTTCACTGGAGAGCTTCAACAAAAAATACCTGCTCCCACTCAAACCAGTGATTTTAGAGGGAGTTATTGACCACTGGCCTGCCCTCAACCAACGACCCTGGAG CATAGAATACTTGAGGTCTGTGGCCGGTTGTCGGACGGTTCCAGTCGAGGTGGGATCGAGGTACACGGACGAGGAATGGTCTCAAACACTGCTAACCGTCAGTGAATTCATCGATCGATACATTGCAAATAAA GATGGAGGCAACGCTTTGGGATACCTCGCTCAACACCAGCTTTTTGATCAG ATTCCAGAACTGAAGGACGACATTCGCCTCCCTGATTATTGCTGCCTGGgggaaggagaagaagacgATATTACAGTGAACGCCTGGTTCGGCCCCGGAGGAACAGTGTCTCCTCTTCACCAAGATCCCCAGCAGAACTTCTTGGCTCAG GTGGTGGGGAGCAAATACATTCGCCTGTATTCCCCAGAGGACTCAGACAAGCTGTACCCTCATCAATCCGAACTCCTTCACAACACCAGTCAG GTGGAGGTGGAGAATCCTGATGCGGAGCAGTTCCCCGAGTTCTCCAAAGCTCCGTATCAGGAGTGTGTGTTACAGCCCGGAGAGGTGCTGTTCATTCCAGTGAAACACTGGCATTATGTCCGCTCCTTAGAGCTCAGCTTCTCCGTCAGCTTCTGGTGGTCGTGA